TTTTGGGAGTATTTAATCATCAGAAAAGTGCACATGCAAAAGAAACACTTCAAATAAGAACAAACCATTTGCTGAGTGGTCACGTGAGTTTAGGATCAACATCAAGAAAATCCTATAAACAGAACAGTAAGCcactttaaatattaaaagcTATTATAGTtctacaaaaatacacaaatctgattaaaagcacatttatcTGCACacccagtgttgccagatagaCGGATTGCCAGATTGCTTTGGCTCCTCtagaccactgcagaccagctAAAATAAAGCTTATGTTCACTATCATTTGAAAACTGTTACAATATTGATGTTTGCCGCATTTTCTGTAATTCAGTTTTTTCACCCTCCCAACCAATGTGCTCCTCTGTATAGTGTCTCGGCCCTTTATAGAGTCTAGTTAAGAGACTGGCTGCAAATGCTTTTCATTCCTCGCTGGTGGAATGATGTACCAGAGATGGAACAATAGAGATGGCATGGTGTTTAAAAACTCTCCATTTGTcattaatgtacaaaaaaaatgacacatacTCTAGGGATTaccatatgtatatatttttgtaatatatacAGATATTCAAGTTATTATATTATGGCAGTGgacctattttaaaaaatatgaatcataTGTCCTAAAGCATAAGATGCGGTAAATGCTGGAACCACAGATGTTTTAAGATCTTGCATTTCCTGATATGTACATGTTGCCAGAGCCTACCTTATGCAGTTTTTGTCCGTATGGGGCCTCTGGCTCACCACCAGCCTCTCAGCTCTCAGACTATCGCTCAGCACAAGGGCGTCATTCAACTCAACCTCCAGATCTAAATAAAACACAGTGGGGGCCTTTTTTTGCGGGGAAAAGACTGAAACCAACAACTAGTCCTGAACTAAAGGTATCCATACACAGCTTTATTCACTTGTTTATTATAAAGAGTGAGTTTTACTCACTGAAACTTTCAAATGAAGACATTCTAATTCTGATTATCAGAAGTGGGCATATCATAGCATTTCTGACCACATGACAGCAGCTGTGTAGCTGTGTTATAACACAACAGCAGCACATCCGTGTCTGGTAATCCTGTGTTTTTGATGAACTGTCTGATCTTTTTGCAGTGGAGAGGAAAAGGTAGGtggtttctaataaagtggccagtgagtATAAAATATCTCACCGCTCAGCTGCAGGTCTAGCTGCAGTAGCTCCATCTGTAAAGCTGCCTTCTCCTCCTGTCTGGAGTTGAGGTGCTCATTCGCCAGGCTCATGCATGCCGTCTCTACacagaaataacaaaaagaaGTCCTGACCAATCAGAAACAAACTGTCTATTATAGGACTGTCTATTACAGTACTAAAATCCTTCAGGTGGGTGGACAGATGAAACTGAAGGCAGGGCAGAGAGCCTAAAACGCACAGAGCAATAACCATGTTGCATGCATAAACTTAGcatcaacaacatcaacaatggTCAGTTTTATGGGCTAACAAGTGCCTTTTTATGGCCTTCATAAACACCGGGGACATAATGCTCTCTAATTAAAATGATCCCTGTGAGAACTCgtgttctggttttattttgtacaatttgCACACACTATTTGTAGGCCTTAAATCAGTACAAAATGTGCTTCTGatcacaaataaaatgtcaacaaACCCATTTTGAGGTTAAATGAGCTTCGATGCTTGCCCTTGCTTTATGACGGCTCGAGTGAAAATCCATCTCTAGATACTTTAGAGATCATTAGTGTTAGAGACCATAGTCTCTTCATCGCTGGTTGGTGTCTGACCCCTGGACAGCTGCGCGCCACTCTCTACCCGGCAGTGACACTAAATGATCCCCTCCAAACAACACAATAGCAACAAATGGGCCACACAACATTGGTTCTCATTTCAAACCCTGCCTAATCATCATCAGCCTAACAACCTGTGACCCCTGTATTGCTTTTGTGTCAATTTTCCTGCATTTGATTAGAAAACTGAAATTGATCTTTTTCGGGTTGCCTGAAAAGCACACATTTGTAGAAGATTTGTCCAGCCTTGTCTGCATGGCCCAAACAAAAGcttaaatcacacacaaaaagagaagaaagacctGATACTCAAATACACAAGGCATATTTTTTTGGGGATGGCAGGTTCAGTCATGCTGCTGACAAGACTGTACTCGCTGGGCTGATTGATTATGTTAAAGGAAGCCTCTTCCTATCTTCCTCACTTTCATATACACAACAAGACAGCTAGACAAAAAAACTGGCACTTTTAGTGCTTTCAGTGGTGCCTGCTCTTCAAATCAAAAGTCATCAATGCTGAATCTGACTGAATTGCTGGAATGTGACCAAAATTGCATGGGCTCACACTTGTAGGCCTTGATTTGATTTTGACCTATAGATGCCAGTATTGTGGTACTAATTTAATTTGAACAGTCACATGTTCTAGCATGGACTGCCCACTCTACCAACCATTCCGGTTTAGGAATAACATGAAATCAATGAAGGACTGTTGAAAATGCCTGGCTGTGCACATACCTCTGTTTAAAGCCTCGGCCTCCTGCTCCAAGGTCAGTATTTCGGACCGGGTCTGGATCTGAAACGTGGTACCTCTGTGGCCCAGCAAATTAAACTCGTTGTTGAACGTCACAATTTCCTGGTTGAACTTTTCCTGTTCTTCCATTCTGTCTTGCCTTAACTTCTCCTTTAAATGTGAAGCATAATTAAAACATACGAAACAGCAAAGGTTCATTACTTGCATTTACAAAATATGAAACTCCCTAATGAAGTCAAATGCAAAATTTGCACATCAAGAAAAAATTTGCACAGAACATAAAACCTACGTAaattaaaaaggtttttaatcAGTCTTGTATTTACACACCAGGTGCGCTCTCAGTGTGGCCTGCTGTTGCAGAAGCTCCGCCCTCTTCATCTCCAAGTGCATCTCACGCATCCTCAAGAGGTCCACCTGCAGCCCTGTTTCAGAAACAAGCCGCCCCTAGAATGGAGTGCCACATGTTTAGTACACACACCTGCCATTTATGCCATCGTGGTCTCAGAATAAAAAGCTTTCACAGATTCAGGTGTTGGCGTGCCAACAAAATATCAGCCTGCGTGCACAAATTAGTATCCGCCGCATTCGCTGCATGACCTGCTAGGAAATCATTCAGGTGCCAAAGGCAGCCAAATTCATTCTGATAATTACATGCTGCCTACACACACTGCGATTGTGTCGCGCCCTCTGTGTCACAGCACAGTTTTGTGCAGAACCAAAATAATCCATGATATAGAAGAGATAATGTTGAGAAGGAAGAGCATGGATTCAGACTGGGAATAGGCCTGGTCCAGAGTGCAGGCTACACATATTAGGcaatatttatatacaattaaatatcattctttttttaatatataattttatttatatacacgGATCCAGCATTACTTTGTCAGATAATTGGCTGGATTTATGTACACCGATCTGCTATTACATTCTCAGATAATAGGATGGATTTAGAATATTTACACtgatctgccactgagcaaaagtacctGCTCCCCAGGcccccgctgctcactaagggtgatgggtaaaatactgcgttgtgtgcaccatgtgctgtgctgcagtgcttcacaatgacaatcacttaactttcactttcacaaccaCCTACTATAAAATGGTGAGCCATCAAGACATAGTTTGGTTCcggtgaaaccaatataacatctccacattcacaaatatacatttctgacattcaaaaacaaaacaaaaacaaatccgcgaccaatatagccacctttctttgcaaggacactcaaaagcctgccatccatggattctgtcaatgtttttatctgttcaccatcaacattgcgtgcagcagcaaccaccgcctcccagacactgttcagagaggtgtactgttttccctccttgtaaatctcacatttgatgatggaccacaggttctcaatgggattcagatcaggtgaacaaagaggccatgtcattagtttttcttcttttataccctttcttgccagccacgctgtggagtacttggacgcgtgtgatggagcattgtcctgcatgaaaatcatgtttttcttgaaggatgcagacttcttcctgtaccagaaactggcagtaggactgggagttgagcttgactccatcctcaacccgaaaaggcccctcaagctcatctttgatgataccagcccaaacctgtactccacctccaccttgctggcgtctgagtcggactggagctctctgccctttaccaatccagccacaggcccatccatctggcccatcaagactcactctcatttcatcagtccataaaaccttagaaaaatcagtcttgagatattggcccagtcttgacgtttcagcttgtgtgtcttgttcagtggtggtcgtctttcagcctttcttaccttggccatgtctctgagtattgcacaccttgtgcttttgggcactccagtgatgctgcagctctgaaatatggccaaactggtggcaagtggcatcttggcatctgcacgcttgacttttctcagttcatgggcagttattttgtgccttggtttttccaaacacttcttgcgaccctgttgactattttgaatgaaacgcttgattgttcgatgatcacgcttcagaagctttgcaattttaagagtgctgcatccctctcactatttttgactttactgagcctgtcaagtccttttttcgacccattttgccaaaggaaaggaagttgcctaataattatgcacacctgatatagggtgttgatgtcattagaccacaccccttctcattacagagatgcacatcacctaatatgcttaattggtagtaggccttcgagcctatacagcttggagtaagacaacatgcatgaagaggatgatgtggacaaaatactcatttgcctaataattctgcactccctgtagagcTGCCGTTTTGGAAAAATTatgacaacacaacacaaattgCCTTTGTGCTAGTGATGTGAAACCAAGTAAAATTCAGACTGGTAGCAGTGATACTGATCCAATACTGATACTTGAAACTACGTAAAATGAATGGCCCGCCCTGCAGTGGGATTTTCCTGCCTGGGAGCAGGGCACCAAGCAGGcaaggtggggtggggggttagGAGGGTTTATTCTGCTTTATAGAATAGAAACATTTCTGATGTTTCACCATGGActtgtatacatacatacatacatccgCGGTCCGTATCCTGCATTCTTTGCATTGGTCAACGGCTAGGTACAGATACTCATACGAAgatcacagcaagtatatttctgtctTAACATGCTCCATACAATAATACTAATGTAATCCTGCGGAAATGACCGATTGATTTTGCAATAACACTTTGCATTGATCTGCTCCATCTTTAATGAAGCCTTTCCGCCAGATGAAGTGTTTTTAATCATAAATCTAATTGCCTTAACTACGCAAGTGGGTATTGATACCGAATGCTTCAAAATGTTCCGGTGCGGGAgttcaccatcatcatcaatcTTCTTTCAATTAGCTAAAgatgacccccccccaaaaaaatggtCATGTAAGACTTGAACTTTCCATTTGATGTGCATGAAAAAGCCccataaaaacaaaactgataTGAGTGACACCTGTCGGCAGCAGTGGGGAATGCAGGGTTCATGTAAAaagatttattatttgtatttacttAAAATGAATTGGTAgttgtctagtgggtaacacactcgactatgaaccagaagacccaggttcaaattccacttactaccattgtgtccctgagcaagacacttaaccctaagttgctccagggggggactgtccctgtaactactggttgt
Above is a genomic segment from Denticeps clupeoides chromosome 8, fDenClu1.1, whole genome shotgun sequence containing:
- the LOC114795681 gene encoding coiled-coil domain-containing protein 172, which gives rise to MREMHLEMKRAELLQQQATLRAHLEKLRQDRMEEQEKFNQEIVTFNNEFNLLGHRGTTFQIQTRSEILTLEQEAEALNRETACMSLANEHLNSRQEEKAALQMELLQLDLQLSDLEVELNDALVLSDSLRAERLVVSQRPHTDKNCIRLKKELEAYKEGELQLRRDTLSAEIRFLEMVSSGQPWNSDSHTDPNFSDCKSKGA